AGCATGGGCCAGCCGCCAACTCAGTGCTCAGGCTTCATTCCAGCCTTCAGCCCTAtgcagtggggcttgggctttCTGCTGAAGCAGGGGCTGCTTGCTGGACCTCCTGAAATCAACTCACAGCCCAGTAGGGTGCAGAGAGCCACCCACCTAGCCGGCAGCAGCTGTGTGCATCCCCTTCCCCAAGGCACCAGAAGTGCATCAAGTTTCACACACCCCTTCAGCGGTGGGAGCCCCAGACCATCTCTGCCAGCATTGGGAACATCCCAGTCTGGCCACCTGCAGTCCACATtggccatggagggaggggcatgTGAGAAAAGAATTGGAGACTTATTGGTCTGTTGCTAATCTTCAGTCCCAGAGGCACCTCTGACCAGTCATCCCTCAGTTGCTCATTAAACCGTTTTGATGAAGTAGGGGAACATGTAATTTTTGCACAATAAACCCACTAAAGCAGGTGCCTGTAAATTACTTCTACCCACTGCTGAGGTCACACCACCTCGCTGTTAGATTCTCCTTTATCTGCATCTGCGGAAAGGTCAACCATGTATTTGAATCGGACACCGGTGGCACTTGCCATGTCAAGAACAAAAGGGAATTAGAAAAAATGACTGCTGTCACCCCAGCCAGCTGGAATAGCAGGATCCCACCTTCCCCTCAAGTGACCCTATTTCACTTTCAGAGCATTTTAGACAGCCCCACCTCCAgtgtgggaaagggggagccgGGTTTTTTTCCATCATCTTCCAACGCTGCATGGAGAGGGCAGGTCCAGAGAGAACACTTAGAGCAGCTCTCTCAGCCACTTCAGTTCATATTGAATTCCATTTAATGCATCATGACTCTCTGCCTGGCTGACTTGAAGTGTAATTACCCCTGCGAGCCTACTCACTGAAGCACAGAGCAAGTGACAGTGACACAGCAAAGCCAGATGCTTCACACCAGGGGGCATTTTATGGGGCAACAAAATGTGGTTTTTTAATAAACATTTATTGATGCAGCCATGTGACAAGGTTAGAATCGTAGCTTCTGGAAGAACCACTTATTCTTGCCGGTCTTGTATCTGAAAGAGAGGCACAATCCACACATTAGCGAGAGCCTGGCACCAGCAACCTGAACGAGCTTCCATCTAAGGGGCCAGTAACACTCACGTCTCCCAGCCTGAGtcgggctctggagcagctgcctgccataaGTTTGTTTTGCAGAGGAAACTCACATGGGACTCTTCAGCCACCACCTGCTAGAGTCAAACCCAGAATCTGTTCCCAGGGCATTGCAGCCAGGCAGGTTGGCCACACTGGACCCACAGCTCAAAGCCCAGCCCATAATCCTGCTCTTGGCCAGAGAGAACTCGGAAAACACTCAAGTCAGCGCCTCATGCAGAGGGAGCCACCTCACTGTCAGGCAGGGTCTCCTTTGGGCTCATCCGAAGCGCCACAGAAGGTGGAGCAAGCCGGCTAGTAGACGTGGCAAGCCTTTGGAAGGCGAGAAGCAAAATCTCACCACCGGTGCCCACCCTGGGGGAATCCCACCCCACCACGTACAACAGCATCTCCCTGGGCAGAGCTGGTTGTGTGGTTATAATGCAACATGGAGAGCTGTGCCCCAAACCAAGCAAAACAAGGCCTATGATTTCCTCATTAACCCTTTATAGTTAGCAAACGGCAGGGGACTAGGGCACAACAGGACCGTGGCAATTCCCACTAGCTACCTTTGGCCTTGTTACCTGCACAGCCCCAGGTGAGAGGTCAGAGCAGACACAGAAGCATAAGCTTGCTGCTAACAAAGGAGCCAAGGCAGCCAGGTTGGCTGAAGAAGCCACCACTCCCTCTGCAGGCAGCCCCAAGAAATGATGCTTGCGGCTTGTTCAGAGGGATGCTAGTCACATAACTTCCTCTCTCAGGGACACTGATTTGGCTTCTCAGCGGCCTATATCAATTAGTGTAATTGTTCATGCAACCAGGCCACCCTGGAGTCATGTCCATAGGGGAGGGAATCCTGCGACATGCAGCTAACAGGTAACTCAGGAGCAGGATGTTAGTAGACCACAGTAACAAAATGAGGACACAGTCCCTTTAAGGTTCTATTTCCCCCTGCACTGGGCAAGGCTGTTCCCTGCAATATGCGCCCCTGGACTCATGCAAGGGCAGTATTGCTTCTACACATAAAACACTGCAGGAATCCTGCCCTTGCCACTAGAATGCAGCCCACCTGGCAAGGGACAAGTGCACACTGAAGGAGAGCAAGCGAGAAACAGTAACACCAGGCTGCATCCTAAGTTGGAAGTAATTTACAATTCATGCAAAGGGCCATAGCATGCTGAAGCAACCAGACTTTGTTATTGTCGCTGCAGGCCCAGTGGAGCTCTGTTCAGAAGCACGCTAGGATTCTCCTAGCCAACAGCaggcaggctggacacgcttcaCTTGAGAATGAGAACAAGCCAGCGGGCCATCACACACCGATTTCTTCTGTTCAATAAAGGGGTGAAAAGCAGcttgggggaaggaaaaaaaattccccaactCACCTCTCCTCGAATTTCACCTTGGCTTCACGCCTTGCCTTGCGTTTCAGGGCAGGGTCCCTGAACACATCTTTATTGACAACGGTTTTGTCCAGAGGAATATCGACAGAATACCTGAGAGAAAGCACAGCAGGCTTTGAAACATCCTTCAACGCATTTCACCCACATGCCAGGCTGTCAAGCATGGAGCAGGAGGCTAGCTGAAGTGCATGTCCCCCGCCAGCCCAGAGTGGTGGAACTGAAACATTCATAGGAGACAGTCAGGCCAGCACCTCTAATGGCCCAGTAGCCTTGCTTTGCCCCACTGTGCATTCAGCAGCACACACTAGCAGTCCATATCATGAAATGCTGGGTCAGCTACAGTCCCCAAGTACTCAGCTCCTTCTATAACTTTTTCCATCAGTAGATCTCTAGGCCCTATCCCAAGTCGTATTGTTATTACAAATCCTCTTCAGAGCTTACAAGAGGCAGGCTGTGCCGCcagccaaaggggaaaaaaaatgaaagcccTAAAATAAAGGCCAGTGCCACAAGAAATGCATGTGAGAAGTTCCAGCGGGTTGGCTGTATTAGTCTGTTctagcaaaaacaaggagtcctggggcgccttaaagacaaacacatttattagggcattagcttttgtgggctgtAACCCATTTCCCTCAGATGCATGAAAATTACTCCCCATTTTGGCATCCTCATCTTCTCAGCAATTGCTGGGAACAGGCCACATCCAACCTGACTGAACtgacctcattagcactggtactCAGCATAGTAATGCAACACTCCCATCTTTGCCTGTGTATACACACCTGCCAAACTGAAATTTCCATTGTGTGCAAACAAAGTGAGCTACAGCCCACAAAAATGTATGGCAAAATCAGGGGTGgacaatttttgatgggggggccactccaagactttgggaagtggtcaagggccactctCTTCCAGGATATAAATGGagggggtacagagtctgggatggaggttgggtgcatagGGGAACTTGAGgtaagggatttggggtgcaggagggagaatggggtctgggatggagtttggatgaaggaggcagttatgacctagggtaggggactgggatgcaggattttgggatgtgaccaaggctaggaggggattgtgatctggggcaggagattggggtgccagatctgggagagggtatggatgcaggagagaccAGAAGGTTTGGGtatatgtggggggagggagggaggagaatggctggagtgccagaggagggCTCTGGCTGAAGGCTGCTCGCTGCTCCTGGTGGCTCTGCTCCAGAcatgagggaaagggagggagggagacttcctacactgctcctgctcccagcaaaaattctcagctcctattggccggaaacagattggccaatgggagctaagagattttgctggggaggaggggggggaacaGCATGAGAAATCTTCCTCCCCAGTGGAGAATAGCTGGCTTTCTAAAACTgatctctgcctaagggttccagTGAGGGGGCCACGGGCCAGACCTGGTGGCACGGCAGGGCGAATCCAGccagctggcagcctcttgctcacccctggcctaaatacatttgttagtctttaaggtgtcacaggactcatCATCTATGGATAAGAGAATGTGTTAGAATGTGTTCACTGACCTCTCCCATAGTAAGCATCAACCTGAATCATGAAGATAAAGGGGTGGGAAAAATCATCAATGTCCTACCCCAACTTCTGACTCCCGATGCCAATTATCACTGGCCACCAATGCCAGCATCCTGCAAATCTATTCATTGAGCTGCACAAGGACGTAACCAAGGAAATCTTAGGGGTGTAGATTTTTACGGCTTTACCAGAGAGAAAAACTGCTTTTGCCATGCTGCACACTAAAAGCCTTTTACTAGTTCTATTAGCAGCATTACAATGAGCCAAGCCTGCTCACCTGGTGGGCATTAGATGGTTGTAGTTATAAACCTTCACAAAAGATTTGATCTTAGACCTCTTCGCTATCTTCTTTTTGCCCATGGCAGCAGTTACCTTCCGTGGGTACCGATCGATACCAGCCACCAGGGCGTGACTATAGGGTCGGTCGGAGGTGCCATCATCAATATTCTAAAATACACAGGAGACTTGTTAGCAACACACACACCTGGATTCTGGGAGGTCACCATAGATTTTTTTACCTTTTGAACAGATAAGTTTCTATAGCCTGATTAATTTAAGACTCTGGGGTAGTCCCTAGAATGCTCACACTGTATTCCAGGAAATGTGTAGCGGTTTCTCTTCTGCCAGCATGCAACTCCCATGAATAGTGCATGCAGCAACCTCAACTACCTAGTTCTAGGAGTTAATGTTTCTAGGTATCTCTGTTCTCAGCTCTGGAGAAGCAGCACATGGAGAAACAGCTTTTCAGACGCTCATACGTAACACCGAGAGAAAGCAGACGTTGAATTATCTTAGGTGCTTACCCAGCCTTTGTCACTGAAAGATCAGATCACCTCATGATCTTTAACATATTTATTCTCACACTACCTCTGTGAGTAGCAGTGCTATTATTTGTGAGAAACAGGCAGAAATTATCCCTGCACAGCTTCTGAGCCCAGGTCTATGCTGGGGGAGAAATTCAACTTGAtacacacaacttcagctatgagaATTTCCGCAGTGGTCCCACTgggggaggtcaatgggagaaacttgTTGCTCCTCAGGACTGGGGTCAACAGGGGCACCCTTAGTGTTCactttagtgggtccttactagacctgttaaatcaaaccccggaagatcgattTCCAGAGCATCGATCTCCAGGTAAGTATAGATTCCCAGCACGAGTAGACAGATGCATGCTAACTCTGCTCAAGCAAGTGTACTAAAGGTAACAGCACGGACACTGCTACATGGACTGCAGCTCAGGCTTGCCACCAGAGTCCAAGTCCATCTGAGCTCCTGGGTTCAAGCTCAGGTTGCTTGTGAGAGCCTGTTGACTCCTGCTGAGAATCACATCCGCAGCTGCACCCCAAGGGGATTCAGTGACTTGTCTAAGATCCAAAAGCAATTCTGTAACAACAGGAAATTGGCTCAGGCTCTCCCCAAGTCCTAGATTAGTGCCATAACCACTGACAATCCTTAACACCCCAATGCAGCAGTAATGTCTGTACATGGGCCCTTACATGACCCACtcagcaaatgtaaacaaaccctCACAAATCTCACTAAACATACACAGCAACTAAGGCCTACAAGGGCGGATTTAACCCACACCAGAATTGTGTGGCAGAACTGAAGATTAGAACCCATAAATCCCCACTACGAGGGCTGGTGAGAGACTACAGTTCTGTAAGTATGACCCACATCACTGACATGTCACCAATGGGATGGGATCAAAGAATTCACGAAATGGCAGGTGTGCAGGTGATCCTTTCCCTTACATACGCCAGGCAAAGTCCGGCATGCCGGCCCAGCCTGCTTTTCAGCACCATGCAGAAGGACTGAGACATAAGACCGCCACCATCTGATGTGACTGCTTGGCTCTTGTAGACTGGGTGAGCTGGGCCGAACAGGTGATTTACCTTCACGATGACAGCTTTCCGCCCTGAGTAGCGCCCAGCCAGGACGAGCACCACCTTCCCGGGTTTCATGAACTTCCCCATCTCTGCCAGAAAAAAGCAGACATGAGAAACCGGGCAGCAGCCCAGGACCCCCGCAATGGGGGGGTCCCCAACTTGCCTCATGCCCCAAGGGAATGTCCCCAGCCCCGCACCAGACACCCACCCTCCGGGAGCCCCTACCCCGACAGAGAGCGGGAGCTCTCCGCCCCTCCGCCCAGCCCGGGTTCCGGGAGGAGGCCACCGGGCGgaccccgctcctgccccgcccgGGCAAAGCACTCAGCGACCATCCCCCTTCACGGCCACAAGCGACCTTTCCCCAGCGCACCCGGCAGGGCCCCACCGCCCCAGCCTCACGCACCGCGCGGATGGCGGCCGATGCCAGCCCTCCACCCCCGGACTCACCGAGGCTCCGGCTCCGATGGCGCCCAGACCGGAAAAGGAAGGAGCTGCCGCTTCGCCGACCTTTCACCCCGTGATTCCAGACACCTGACTTCCGCTTCCTCCCGCACTGAGCGCGCATTCACGTGATCGCTAGCCGctaccttcccctgcagcctggcGCAAGCTGCCCCCTGGCGGCCGGCGGGAGCGGATCACGGGTCTCGACCTCACAGCGGCCCTGGTCTCTCTGGACCCGTGCAGCTGACACAGGGCCCAGTATGGCCTAGCCCGGTCTGGCTCTAAGGGGCAGACCCCTCCGTGCACGTTTCAATGCGTGTAAAAGGGTGCCCCATGCTACAGCTGCCCCTGCACCTTCACAGGGCAGCTTCCAAGGGGGTTTAACTCCCCAGCCTCCCTGTAAATATCCTACTCCACCCCATGGTCTCTTTAAATGGGGGCAGGTAAAGTTTCTAATGCCCCATGTACAGATGCatacaccccccctcccctcagccaagTAATATTTCCCTCAATTCAGGTTTTTTTCCATTTGTCATCAGAGGTATTACTTCAGACAGCCATGCCCATTTCTAAACTGACAATCCTTTCAAATCCATGCCTCAAAGGAGCTTCTTCCTCATCACCCAAAACAGCATATGAGATGGGAGCACCCAGTCttcaagaagttttttttttcctctattAAGAAATCTGACTCACTCCCCCTTTGTGTCCATTCCGgcctccccctttttttaagCTACTAAGGATCTAACCTCGATTCTGTTCCTAAATAATGGTGCTGCAGACAAAGCTATAAAGGAAAGTATGAACTGAAGATTCGAAGTATAGAAGGAATGAGAAGGTACATTAAACAGTATACCTATTGACATACAAGTAGGTAATACAACATACACAAACCACCTGGACTTTTATTGTCAGCAATAGATACCGTACTCTCCACAACACAAATACATTCATCCTATTGCACATATACAGACCTAAAATCAGAACAAAATCAACAtcagaaataaaataaagcagaGACCTGAAAAACTGGGGCACGACCCAAACTTCTCCAGCATAGCACTGTAAACATAAAGAGGGCTAAAAATTAGAACAACCTGAAGACAAAAT
This genomic interval from Pelodiscus sinensis isolate JC-2024 chromosome 29, ASM4963464v1, whole genome shotgun sequence contains the following:
- the RPL27 gene encoding large ribosomal subunit protein eL27 isoform X3 gives rise to the protein MRAQCGRKRKSGVWNHGVKGRRSGSSFLFRSGRHRSRSLEMGKFMKPGKVVLVLAGRYSGRKAVIVKNIDDGTSDRPYSHALVAGIDRYPRKVTAAMGKKKIAKRSKIKSFVKVYNYNHLMPTRYSVDIPLDKTVVNKDVFRDPALKRKARREAKVKFEERWWLKSPM
- the RPL27 gene encoding large ribosomal subunit protein eL27 isoform X2, which codes for MRAQCGRKRKSGVWNHGVKGRRSGSSFLFRSGRHRSRSLEMGKFMKPGKVVLVLAGRYSGRKAVIVKNIDDGTSDRPYSHALVAGIDRYPRKVTAAMGKKKIAKRSKIKSFVKVYNYNHLMPTRYSVDIPLDKTVVNKDVFRDPALKRKARREAKVKFEESRWWLKSPM
- the RPL27 gene encoding large ribosomal subunit protein eL27 isoform X1; the protein is MRAQCGRKRKSGVWNHGVKGRRSGSSFLFRSGRHRSRSLEMGKFMKPGKVVLVLAGRYSGRKAVIVKNIDDGTSDRPYSHALVAGIDRYPRKVTAAMGKKKIAKRSKIKSFVKVYNYNHLMPTRYSVDIPLDKTVVNKDVFRDPALKRKARREAKVKFEERYKTGKNKWFFQKLRF